The following proteins come from a genomic window of Azoarcus sp. PA01:
- a CDS encoding ATP-dependent helicase — protein sequence MARIYPEGWQHMPASGRLARALDTLATLAAGLPDDHAIYHSVHWTRVARGHALFGAIDFIVVGPTGRLLLIEQESGFLDETPQGLVKTYTKEKSHVGVRMAHSAGQLRERLTAFLKGHEADVETLLYCPDYTVRQPGSAGVDPARIVDAGRREHLAAIVQSLLREGPRDRVVLDNIHRFLADQLELVPDVNAFIGQAEALYTRLAGGLAEWARRIDMQPFRLRVTGTAGSGKTQLAMAVFRDALAAGHRPLYVCYNRPLADHIALIAPSGGVVATYHQLCDRVLRAHGEVPDFSPPDAFARLEQAFRELDPGEDWRFDELIVDEGQDFRDEWRDALLRLLRPGARAWWLEDPLQNLYGRPEIALPGWVRITSERNYRSPSDIIDTLNRALPLPRMLEAASPLGGSSVEILTWKDETALVEQTKRAMTRALGLGFRRNMIATITFRGREHSLFTPYERLGAHRLKAFTGRYDLLGNPIYSEGDFLIDSVYRFKGQAAPCVIFTEIDFDALDELTVRKLFVGATRASMKLIVVASERAARLFAQPPE from the coding sequence ATGGCGCGCATTTACCCGGAAGGATGGCAGCACATGCCCGCGAGCGGCAGGCTCGCGCGCGCGCTCGACACGCTCGCAACGCTCGCCGCCGGCCTGCCGGACGACCACGCGATCTATCACAGTGTGCATTGGACCCGCGTCGCGCGCGGCCACGCGCTGTTCGGCGCGATCGACTTCATCGTCGTCGGGCCGACCGGGCGCCTGCTGCTGATCGAGCAGGAATCGGGCTTCCTCGACGAGACCCCGCAAGGGCTCGTCAAGACGTACACGAAGGAAAAGAGCCACGTCGGCGTGCGCATGGCGCACAGTGCCGGGCAGCTGCGCGAACGGCTCACCGCGTTCCTCAAGGGCCACGAGGCGGACGTCGAGACGCTGCTGTACTGCCCCGACTACACCGTCCGCCAGCCCGGCAGCGCCGGCGTCGACCCGGCGCGGATCGTCGACGCCGGGCGCCGCGAACATCTCGCCGCGATCGTGCAGAGCCTGTTGCGCGAAGGGCCGCGCGACCGCGTCGTGCTCGACAACATCCACCGCTTCCTCGCGGACCAGCTCGAACTCGTGCCCGACGTCAACGCGTTCATCGGCCAGGCCGAGGCGCTGTACACGCGGCTTGCCGGCGGCCTCGCGGAATGGGCGCGGCGCATCGACATGCAACCGTTCCGCCTGCGCGTCACGGGCACTGCCGGTAGCGGCAAGACGCAGCTCGCGATGGCGGTGTTCCGCGATGCGCTCGCAGCCGGGCACCGGCCGCTGTACGTCTGCTACAACCGCCCGCTCGCCGACCACATCGCGCTGATCGCGCCGTCGGGCGGCGTCGTCGCGACCTACCACCAGCTGTGCGACCGCGTGCTGCGCGCGCACGGCGAGGTTCCCGACTTCTCGCCGCCGGATGCATTCGCGCGCCTCGAACAGGCGTTCCGCGAACTCGACCCCGGCGAGGACTGGCGTTTCGACGAGCTGATCGTCGACGAAGGCCAGGACTTCCGCGACGAGTGGCGTGACGCGCTGCTGCGCCTGCTGCGGCCCGGCGCGCGCGCGTGGTGGCTCGAAGATCCGCTGCAGAACCTCTACGGCCGGCCGGAAATCGCGCTGCCCGGCTGGGTGCGCATCACGAGCGAGCGCAATTACCGCAGCCCGTCGGACATCATCGACACGCTGAACCGCGCGCTGCCATTGCCGCGCATGCTCGAAGCCGCGAGCCCGCTCGGCGGTTCGAGCGTCGAGATCCTGACGTGGAAAGATGAAACCGCGCTCGTCGAGCAGACCAAGCGCGCGATGACTCGCGCACTCGGCCTCGGCTTTCGCCGCAACATGATCGCGACGATCACGTTCCGCGGCCGCGAGCACTCGCTGTTCACGCCGTACGAGCGGCTCGGCGCGCACCGGCTGAAAGCTTTCACCGGCCGCTACGACCTGCTCGGCAACCCGATCTACTCCGAAGGCGACTTCCTGATCGACTCGGTGTACCGCTTCAAGGGCCAGGCCGCGCCGTGCGTGATCTTCACCGAGATCGACTTCGACGCGCTCGACGAGCTGACGGTGCGCAAGCTCTTCGTCGGCGCGACGCGCGCGAGCATGAAGCTGATCGTGGTCGCGTCGGAACGAGCGGCGCGGCTGTTCGCACAGCCGCCGGAGTGA
- a CDS encoding Hsp20/alpha crystallin family protein — translation MNRMAEFKHGLEEAWHSVADGWRQLRERAAGALTHFGPEKAASAADARAPESAQFPAATWALLAGDVFEDDDKLVVRGEKRYEHEATAGRYRVRQCAYGSFHRAIPLPSPVEADGAKATYRNGVLRIELPKAARAKTRRIEIRGG, via the coding sequence ATGAACAGGATGGCCGAGTTCAAGCACGGTCTCGAGGAGGCATGGCACTCGGTCGCCGACGGATGGCGACAGCTGCGCGAGCGCGCTGCCGGCGCGTTGACGCATTTCGGTCCGGAAAAGGCGGCGTCCGCCGCCGACGCGCGCGCGCCGGAATCGGCCCAGTTCCCGGCCGCAACGTGGGCGCTGCTCGCCGGCGACGTTTTCGAGGACGACGACAAGCTCGTCGTGCGTGGCGAAAAGCGCTACGAGCACGAAGCGACCGCAGGCCGCTACCGCGTGCGCCAGTGCGCCTACGGCAGCTTCCACCGCGCGATCCCGCTGCCGTCGCCGGTCGAGGCCGATGGCGCGAAGGCAACTTACCGCAACGGCGTGCTCCGCATCGAGCTGCCGAAAGCCGCGCGCGCGAAAACGCGGCGCATCGAGATCCGCGGCGGCTGA